In the Ramlibacter tataouinensis TTB310 genome, one interval contains:
- the hisC gene encoding histidinol-phosphate transaminase — translation MSSPLPGRLARLIRQDVQSMHAYAVQDARGLVKLDAMENPHRLPTQLQEELGRRLGALPLNRYPGPRMDDLREALARHAQLPPGYALMLGNGSDELISLIAMACDVPGASILAPLPGFVMYAMSAQLQGLKFISVDLTPDFELDERAMLAAIEQHRPSIIYLAYPNNPTAKLWDDAVIERIVQAAPGLVVIDEAYQPFSSRSYIDRLARHEHVLLMRTLSKFGLAGVRIGYLMGRRALLAEIDKVRPPYNISVLNAETALFALEHEDVFQAHARELRAQRQVLIERLQALPGVRVWPSDANMVLVRVPDAPAAFEGMKARGVLVKNVSKMHPLLANCLRLTVGTADENAQMLAALQACL, via the coding sequence ATGAGTTCACCGCTGCCCGGCCGGCTGGCACGGCTGATCCGCCAGGACGTGCAGTCCATGCACGCCTACGCGGTGCAGGACGCGCGCGGCCTGGTCAAGCTGGATGCGATGGAGAACCCGCACCGGCTTCCGACCCAGCTCCAGGAGGAGCTGGGTCGGCGCCTCGGCGCGTTGCCGCTCAACCGTTACCCCGGCCCGCGCATGGACGATCTGCGCGAGGCCCTGGCGCGCCATGCGCAGCTCCCCCCGGGATACGCACTGATGCTGGGCAATGGCTCGGACGAGCTGATCTCGTTGATCGCCATGGCCTGCGACGTGCCGGGCGCGTCCATCCTGGCGCCGCTGCCGGGCTTCGTGATGTATGCCATGAGCGCGCAGCTGCAGGGCCTGAAGTTCATCAGCGTGGACCTGACGCCGGACTTCGAACTGGATGAGCGCGCCATGCTGGCGGCCATCGAGCAGCACCGGCCGTCCATCATCTACCTGGCCTATCCCAACAACCCCACGGCCAAGCTGTGGGATGACGCGGTGATCGAGCGCATCGTGCAGGCCGCGCCGGGGCTGGTGGTGATCGACGAGGCCTACCAGCCGTTCTCCAGCCGCAGCTACATCGATCGGCTGGCCCGGCACGAGCACGTGCTGCTGATGCGAACGCTGAGCAAGTTCGGGCTGGCCGGCGTGCGCATCGGCTACCTGATGGGCCGCCGGGCGCTGTTGGCCGAGATCGACAAGGTGCGCCCGCCCTACAACATCAGCGTGCTCAACGCCGAGACGGCGCTGTTCGCGCTGGAGCACGAGGACGTGTTCCAGGCCCATGCGCGCGAGCTGCGCGCCCAGCGGCAAGTGCTGATCGAGCGCCTGCAGGCGCTGCCCGGGGTGCGGGTGTGGCCCAGCGACGCCAACATGGTGCTGGTGCGCGTGCCCGATGCCCCGGCGGCATTCGAGGGCATGAAGGCGCGCGGGGTGCTCGTCAAGAACGTTTCTAAAATGCACCCGTTGCTGGCCAACTGCCTGCGGCTGACGGTCGGCACCGCCGACGAGAACGCGCAGATGCTGGCGGCGCTGCAGGCCTGCCTATGA
- a CDS encoding D-hexose-6-phosphate mutarotase, with protein MNFHGHEAVALALPTGDRCVAALQGAQVLSWTPAGSPGERLYLSPGAASDGATAIRGGVPLCFPQFNQRVLGGRPLPKHGFARNRRWTPLGVVAEGEDRIAEFGLANDEETHALWPASFEARVAVRLSPGRLAIGFRVRNTGWACWPFALALHTYLRVDDVTRASLHGLEGAAYWDAVADLDRPQARRFQSGALAVEGETDRVYAGGARVLRLSEPGRTLTVSQSTTLPDTVVWNPGAALCARLADMPADGWRHMLCVEAACIEEPVVLGPGQEWQGWQSFEVVAG; from the coding sequence GTGAATTTCCACGGACACGAGGCGGTGGCCTTGGCGCTGCCCACGGGCGACCGCTGCGTGGCCGCCCTGCAGGGAGCGCAGGTGCTGTCCTGGACACCGGCCGGCAGCCCCGGCGAACGGCTGTACCTCAGCCCCGGCGCGGCCAGCGATGGCGCCACAGCGATCCGCGGCGGCGTCCCCCTGTGCTTTCCGCAGTTCAACCAGCGCGTGCTGGGCGGCCGGCCGCTGCCCAAGCACGGCTTCGCCCGCAACCGGCGCTGGACGCCGCTTGGCGTGGTGGCCGAAGGGGAAGACCGCATCGCCGAGTTCGGGTTGGCCAACGACGAGGAGACGCATGCGCTCTGGCCTGCTTCGTTCGAGGCGCGGGTGGCGGTGCGTCTCTCGCCCGGGCGGCTGGCCATCGGTTTCCGGGTCCGCAACACGGGCTGGGCCTGCTGGCCCTTCGCTCTGGCCCTGCACACCTACCTGCGGGTGGACGACGTCACCCGCGCGTCGCTCCATGGCCTGGAGGGCGCGGCCTACTGGGACGCCGTGGCCGATCTGGATCGTCCCCAGGCGCGGCGCTTCCAGAGCGGCGCCCTGGCCGTGGAGGGCGAGACGGACCGGGTGTACGCGGGCGGAGCCCGGGTGCTGCGGCTGAGCGAGCCCGGCCGGACCCTGACCGTCTCCCAGAGCACCACCTTGCCGGACACGGTGGTGTGGAATCCTGGCGCCGCGCTGTGCGCCCGGCTGGCCGACATGCCCGCCGATGGCTGGCGCCACATGCTGTGCGTGGAGGCGGCGTGCATCGAGGAGCCGGTGGTGCTGGGGCCGGGCCAGGAGTGGCAGGGCTGGCAATCGTTCGAGGTGGTGGCGGGATAA
- the hisF gene encoding imidazole glycerol phosphate synthase subunit HisF, with protein sequence MLAKRIIPCLDVTGGRVVKGVNFVELRDAGDPVEIAARYNQQGADELTFLDITATSDGRDLILPIIEAVASQVFIPLTVGGGVRTVEDVRRLLNAGADKTSFNSAAIADPDVISAASDRYGSQCIVVAIDAKRRGADDERQRGAGWDVYSHGGRKNTGLDAVEWAREMARRGAGEILLTSMDRDGTKVGFDLALTRAVSDAIQVPVIASGGVGNLDHLADGVQQGGADAVLAASIFHYAEYTVGQAKAHMARRGIPVRL encoded by the coding sequence ATGCTCGCCAAACGCATCATCCCCTGCCTGGACGTGACCGGCGGCCGCGTCGTCAAGGGCGTCAACTTCGTCGAACTGAGGGACGCCGGCGACCCGGTGGAGATCGCCGCGCGCTACAACCAGCAGGGCGCCGACGAGCTCACCTTCCTGGACATCACGGCCACCAGCGACGGGCGCGACCTGATCCTGCCCATCATCGAAGCCGTGGCCTCCCAGGTGTTCATCCCGCTCACCGTGGGCGGCGGGGTGCGCACGGTGGAGGATGTGCGCCGGCTGCTCAATGCGGGGGCCGACAAGACCAGCTTCAACTCGGCCGCGATCGCCGATCCCGACGTCATCTCGGCAGCCTCCGACCGTTATGGCTCGCAATGCATCGTGGTGGCGATCGACGCCAAGCGCCGCGGCGCGGACGACGAGCGGCAGCGCGGCGCGGGCTGGGACGTGTACAGCCATGGGGGGCGCAAGAACACCGGGCTGGACGCGGTGGAGTGGGCGCGCGAGATGGCCCGGCGCGGCGCCGGCGAGATACTGCTGACCAGCATGGACCGCGACGGCACCAAGGTTGGCTTCGACCTGGCGCTCACCCGTGCGGTGAGCGACGCGATCCAGGTGCCGGTGATCGCCTCGGGCGGGGTGGGCAACCTCGACCACCTGGCCGACGGCGTGCAGCAGGGCGGCGCGGACGCCGTGCTGGCCGCCAGCATCTTCCATTACGCGGAGTACACCGTCGGCCAGGCCAAGGCCCACATGGCACGGCGCGGCATCCCGGTGCGCCTGTAA
- the hisD gene encoding histidinol dehydrogenase, with the protein MKTAAVPLRLATTDAGFEAGFKARLHWSADTDAQVEQRVAEILAEVERRGDAAVLAYTARFDGLQAASLQELELTQAELEAAFDGLPAAQRQALQQAAARVRTYHEAQKKAAGESWSYRDADGTLLGQKVTPLDRVGIYVPGGKAAYPSSVLMNAIPAHVAGVAEIIMVVPTPARWDGVTPSARGEKNPLVLAAAHVAGVTRAFTIGGAQAVAALAYGTQTVPRVDKITGPGNAYVASAKRRVFGRVGIDMIAGPSEILVLADGSTPADWVAMDLFSQAEHDELAQSILLCPDAAYIDRVQAEIDRLLPQMPRAGIIAKSLTGRGALIHTRSMEEACEISNRIAPEHLEIASTEPHRWEPLLRHAGAIFLGGYTSESLGDYCAGPNHVLPTSSTARFSSPLGVYDFQKRSSIIEVSEQGAQVLGEIASVLAHGEGLQAHARAAEMRLRR; encoded by the coding sequence ATGAAAACAGCCGCTGTTCCCCTCCGCTTGGCCACGACCGACGCCGGATTCGAAGCCGGCTTCAAGGCCCGGCTGCACTGGTCGGCCGACACCGATGCGCAGGTCGAGCAGCGGGTCGCCGAGATCCTCGCCGAAGTCGAGCGCAGGGGTGATGCCGCCGTGCTGGCGTACACGGCGCGCTTCGACGGCCTGCAGGCGGCCTCCCTGCAGGAGCTGGAGTTGACGCAGGCCGAGCTGGAAGCGGCTTTCGACGGCCTGCCTGCGGCGCAGCGCCAGGCGCTCCAGCAGGCCGCCGCCCGCGTGCGCACCTACCACGAGGCGCAGAAGAAGGCCGCCGGCGAGAGCTGGAGCTACCGCGATGCCGACGGCACGCTGCTGGGGCAGAAGGTGACGCCGCTGGACCGGGTGGGCATCTACGTGCCCGGCGGCAAGGCGGCTTACCCGTCGTCGGTGCTGATGAACGCCATCCCCGCCCATGTGGCGGGCGTGGCCGAGATCATCATGGTCGTGCCCACGCCGGCCCGCTGGGACGGCGTCACCCCGTCCGCGCGAGGCGAGAAAAACCCCCTGGTGCTCGCCGCCGCCCACGTGGCCGGCGTGACGCGCGCCTTCACCATCGGCGGGGCGCAGGCGGTTGCCGCGCTGGCGTACGGCACGCAAACCGTACCCCGGGTGGACAAGATCACCGGCCCGGGCAATGCCTACGTGGCCAGCGCCAAGCGCCGGGTGTTCGGGCGGGTCGGCATCGACATGATCGCCGGGCCCAGCGAGATCCTGGTGCTGGCCGACGGCAGCACGCCGGCGGACTGGGTGGCCATGGACCTGTTCTCGCAGGCCGAGCACGACGAGCTGGCCCAGAGCATCCTGCTGTGCCCGGACGCCGCCTACATCGACCGCGTGCAGGCCGAGATCGACCGCCTGCTGCCGCAGATGCCGCGGGCCGGGATCATCGCCAAGTCGCTCACCGGACGCGGCGCGCTGATCCACACCCGCAGCATGGAAGAGGCCTGCGAGATCAGCAACCGCATCGCGCCCGAACACCTGGAGATCGCCAGCACCGAGCCGCACCGCTGGGAGCCGCTGCTGCGCCATGCCGGCGCCATCTTCCTGGGGGGCTATACCAGCGAGTCCCTGGGCGATTACTGTGCCGGTCCCAACCACGTCCTGCCCACCAGCAGCACGGCGCGCTTTTCCAGCCCCCTAGGCGTGTACGACTTCCAGAAGCGCAGCAGCATCATCGAGGTGAGCGAGCAGGGCGCGCAGGTGCTCGGAGAGATCGCTTCCGTGCTGGCGCATGGGGAGGGCCTGCAGGCACATGCCCGGGCCGCAGAGATGAGGCTGAGGCGATGA
- the hisB gene encoding imidazoleglycerol-phosphate dehydratase HisB gives MTLAPRTAEIVRNTNETQIRVGVNLDGTGQARLATGIGFFDHMLEQIARHGLVDLDIQAQGDLHIDGHHTVEDVGITLGQAVHKAVGDKKGIRRYGHAYVPLDEALSRVVIDFSGRPGLVMNVPFKSGTIGSFDTPLAHEFFQGFVNHAFVTLHIDNLRGENAHHQCETVFKAFARALRSAVELDPRAAGTIPSTKGSL, from the coding sequence ATGACACTTGCTCCCCGCACCGCGGAAATCGTCCGCAATACCAACGAGACGCAGATCCGCGTCGGCGTCAACCTGGACGGCACCGGCCAGGCCCGGCTGGCCACCGGCATCGGCTTCTTCGACCACATGCTCGAGCAGATCGCCCGCCACGGCTTGGTGGACCTGGACATCCAGGCCCAGGGCGACCTGCACATCGACGGCCACCACACCGTGGAGGACGTGGGCATCACGCTGGGGCAGGCGGTGCACAAGGCCGTGGGCGACAAGAAGGGCATCCGCCGCTACGGCCATGCCTACGTGCCGCTGGACGAGGCGCTGTCGCGCGTGGTGATCGACTTCTCCGGCCGCCCGGGGTTGGTGATGAACGTGCCGTTCAAGAGCGGCACGATCGGCAGCTTCGACACCCCGCTCGCGCACGAGTTCTTCCAGGGCTTCGTCAACCACGCGTTCGTGACGCTGCACATCGACAACCTGCGTGGCGAGAACGCGCACCACCAGTGCGAAACGGTGTTCAAGGCCTTTGCCCGCGCCCTGCGGTCGGCGGTCGAGCTGGATCCGCGCGCCGCCGGCACCATTCCTTCCACCAAGGGCTCGCTCTGA
- the hisH gene encoding imidazole glycerol phosphate synthase subunit HisH, giving the protein MKSVAVVDYGMGNLRSVSQAVLHAARGSGVEVVWARRPEEVMAAERVVLPGQGAMRDCMRELRESGMHPAVLHAAAHKPLMGVCVGMQMLLDRSHEGPAEGLGLIPGEVVRFELAGRLQPDGSRFKVPQIGWNRVRQARPHPVWAGVEDGSWFYFVHSYRARPSDERHSVGLSDYGGVFTAAVARDNIFATQFHPEKSANAGLALYRNFLHWNP; this is encoded by the coding sequence ATGAAAAGCGTCGCGGTGGTGGATTACGGGATGGGCAACCTGCGCTCGGTGTCGCAGGCCGTGCTGCATGCCGCCCGTGGCAGCGGTGTCGAGGTGGTCTGGGCGCGCCGACCCGAGGAGGTGATGGCGGCCGAGCGCGTGGTGCTGCCCGGCCAGGGCGCCATGCGCGACTGCATGCGCGAGCTGCGCGAATCGGGCATGCACCCCGCCGTGCTGCACGCTGCCGCGCACAAGCCGCTGATGGGCGTGTGCGTGGGCATGCAGATGCTGCTGGATCGCAGCCACGAGGGCCCCGCCGAGGGTCTGGGCCTGATCCCGGGCGAGGTGGTGCGCTTCGAGCTGGCGGGCCGGCTGCAGCCGGATGGCAGCCGTTTCAAGGTGCCGCAGATCGGCTGGAACCGCGTGCGGCAGGCGCGGCCGCACCCGGTCTGGGCCGGGGTGGAGGACGGCAGCTGGTTCTATTTCGTCCACAGCTACCGCGCCCGTCCGTCGGATGAACGCCACAGCGTGGGCCTGTCCGACTACGGCGGCGTATTTACCGCCGCGGTGGCACGCGATAATATTTTTGCCACCCAGTTCCATCCCGAGAAGAGCGCAAACGCCGGCCTCGCCCTGTACCGCAATTTCCTCCACTGGAATCCCTGA
- the hisA gene encoding 1-(5-phosphoribosyl)-5-[(5-phosphoribosylamino)methylideneamino]imidazole-4-carboxamide isomerase, with translation MLLIPAIDLKDGHCVRLKQGDMDQATTFSEDPAAMARSWLAKGARRLHLVDLNGAFAGKPQNFAAVKSILKAVGDEIPVQLGGGIRDLDTIEKYIDGGLRYVIIGTAAVKNPGFLKDACSAFGGHIIVGLDAKDGKVATDGWSKLTGHEVVDLARKFEDWGVESIVYTDIGRDGMLTGINIEATVKLAQSLTIPVIASGGLAGMTDIEKLCAVEDEGIEGVICGRAIYSGDLDFAQAQAKADELGA, from the coding sequence ATGCTGCTGATTCCCGCGATCGATCTGAAAGACGGCCACTGCGTGCGCCTCAAGCAAGGCGACATGGACCAGGCCACCACCTTCAGCGAAGACCCCGCGGCCATGGCCCGCAGCTGGCTGGCCAAGGGCGCGCGGCGGCTGCACCTGGTGGACCTCAACGGCGCGTTCGCCGGCAAGCCGCAGAACTTCGCCGCGGTCAAGTCTATCCTGAAGGCCGTGGGCGATGAGATCCCGGTGCAGCTGGGCGGCGGCATCCGCGACCTGGACACCATCGAGAAGTACATCGACGGCGGCCTGCGCTACGTGATCATCGGCACGGCGGCCGTCAAGAACCCCGGCTTCCTCAAGGATGCCTGCAGCGCCTTCGGTGGCCACATCATCGTCGGCCTGGACGCCAAGGACGGCAAAGTGGCCACCGACGGCTGGAGCAAGCTCACCGGCCACGAGGTGGTCGACCTGGCGCGCAAGTTCGAGGACTGGGGCGTCGAATCCATCGTGTACACCGACATCGGCCGCGACGGCATGCTCACCGGCATCAACATCGAGGCCACCGTCAAGCTGGCGCAGTCGCTCACCATCCCCGTCATCGCGTCCGGCGGCCTGGCCGGCATGACCGACATCGAGAAGCTGTGCGCGGTGGAGGACGAGGGCATCGAGGGCGTGATCTGCGGCCGCGCCATCTACAGCGGCGACCTCGATTTCGCCCAGGCCCAGGCCAAGGCGGACGAGCTGGGCGCGTGA